Proteins found in one Pseudomonas marvdashtae genomic segment:
- a CDS encoding IS110 family transposase, translating into MNSVTLLGIDIGKNSFHLHGQDAQGHMVLRKKLNRSQLLPWLAQIPPCKVAMESCGGSQFLAREITKLGHQVQLIAPQHVKAYVTGNKNDFIDAEAICEAASRPRTRSVQVKSVDQQVLSTVHKLRKSLVSRRTGVINQVHGFLLEFGVIFPAGYAALDRVPTLMEEHNLPLRLRQAINRMLDDIRQLTSEIKALDTEIKQQVNRSDAGKRLQSVPGIGPLIASALVADVGDASMYKSSRDFSASLGLVPRQYSTGGQTTLLGISKRGDRYLRTLLMQGAQTLLYRIDKRNDALGVWARNLLARKPINKVACALANKMARIVWALLTKGGTYNGHFTA; encoded by the coding sequence ATGAACAGCGTGACGCTTCTAGGCATCGACATTGGCAAAAACAGCTTCCACTTGCATGGCCAAGATGCGCAAGGCCACATGGTTCTGCGCAAGAAGCTTAATCGCAGCCAGTTGCTACCGTGGCTAGCACAAATACCACCCTGCAAAGTCGCCATGGAATCCTGTGGCGGGTCACAGTTTCTGGCGAGAGAAATCACCAAGCTCGGCCATCAGGTCCAACTGATTGCGCCACAGCATGTAAAAGCTTACGTCACGGGCAACAAGAACGATTTCATTGATGCCGAAGCTATCTGCGAAGCCGCATCACGCCCCAGAACGCGCTCTGTGCAGGTCAAGTCGGTCGACCAGCAGGTATTGTCGACGGTGCATAAATTGCGTAAATCACTGGTAAGTCGACGCACCGGCGTGATCAACCAGGTGCACGGGTTCTTATTGGAGTTTGGCGTTATCTTTCCCGCCGGCTATGCCGCGCTGGATCGGGTTCCTACATTGATGGAAGAACACAATCTACCTCTGCGCCTGAGGCAGGCTATTAATCGGATGCTTGATGACATTCGTCAATTGACCAGCGAAATCAAAGCGCTGGATACCGAGATCAAGCAGCAGGTAAACAGGAGTGACGCCGGCAAAAGATTACAGAGCGTCCCCGGCATCGGCCCCCTCATCGCTAGCGCGTTGGTGGCCGATGTCGGGGATGCTTCGATGTACAAATCGTCCCGAGACTTTTCGGCCTCCCTGGGGTTAGTGCCGCGGCAATACTCGACTGGGGGGCAAACCACGTTACTGGGTATTAGCAAGCGTGGGGATCGGTATTTGCGAACCTTGTTGATGCAGGGCGCCCAAACCCTGCTTTACCGAATCGATAAACGAAACGATGCGCTCGGCGTCTGGGCTAGAAACCTTTTGGCCCGAAAACCAATCAACAAAGTTGCCTGTGCTCTGGCTAATAAAATGGCCAGGATCGTCTGGGCGCTGTTGACCAAAGGTGGCACCTACAACGGGCATTTCACTGCGTGA
- a CDS encoding tartrate dehydrogenase, producing the protein MSKPFRIAAIAGDGIGREVLPEGLRVLEQAAKKWQLDLNIEVLDWAHCDYYLEHGQMMPADWFEQLKGFDAIYFGAVGWPDKVPDHISLWGSLLKFRRDFDQYVNIRPVRLFPGVPCPLAGREAGDIDFVVIRENTEGEYSSVGGKMFEGTEHEFVLQESVFTRRGVDRILKFAFDLAQARPRKRLTAATKSNGISISMPYWDERTALMAEHYPEVTWDKQHIDILCARFVLQPDRFDVVVASNLFGDILSDLGPACAGTIGIAPSANLDPERRFPSLFEPVHGSAPDIYGQNIANPIAMIWSGALMLDFLGNGDERYRAAHDGILQAIEQVIAQGPITPDLGGQGSTQDVGKAIASAL; encoded by the coding sequence ATGAGCAAACCCTTTCGAATCGCTGCGATTGCCGGTGATGGCATTGGCAGGGAAGTGCTGCCCGAAGGCCTGCGCGTATTGGAGCAGGCCGCGAAGAAGTGGCAGTTGGACTTGAACATTGAAGTGCTCGATTGGGCCCACTGCGATTATTACTTGGAGCACGGGCAGATGATGCCCGCCGACTGGTTCGAGCAACTCAAGGGTTTCGACGCCATCTACTTCGGCGCCGTGGGTTGGCCGGACAAGGTCCCGGACCATATTTCCCTGTGGGGCTCGTTGCTCAAGTTCCGCCGCGATTTCGACCAGTACGTGAATATCCGCCCGGTGCGCCTGTTTCCAGGTGTACCGTGCCCGTTGGCCGGACGAGAGGCGGGGGATATCGATTTCGTGGTGATCCGTGAGAACACCGAGGGTGAATATTCATCGGTCGGCGGCAAGATGTTCGAGGGCACCGAGCATGAGTTCGTGCTGCAGGAATCGGTGTTCACCCGCCGAGGCGTCGACCGGATCCTCAAGTTTGCCTTCGACCTGGCCCAGGCTCGACCACGCAAGCGCCTGACGGCGGCGACCAAGTCCAACGGGATATCCATCAGCATGCCGTACTGGGATGAACGCACCGCGTTGATGGCCGAGCACTACCCCGAGGTGACCTGGGACAAGCAACACATCGACATCCTCTGCGCGCGTTTTGTCTTGCAGCCGGACCGTTTCGACGTGGTGGTTGCCTCGAACCTGTTCGGCGATATCCTCTCCGACCTGGGCCCGGCCTGCGCCGGAACCATCGGTATCGCGCCGTCGGCCAATCTCGACCCGGAGCGCCGCTTTCCATCGCTGTTCGAACCGGTGCACGGCTCGGCGCCAGACATCTACGGGCAGAACATCGCCAACCCGATCGCGATGATCTGGTCCGGCGCGCTGATGCTCGATTTCCTCGGCAATGGCGATGAACGTTATCGCGCGGCCCATGACGGGATTCTCCAGGCTATCGAGCAGGTGATTGCCCAAGGACCGATCACCCCGGACTTGGGCGGGCAAGGCTCGACCCAGGACGTCGGCAAGGCTATCGCTTCGGCGCTTTGA
- a CDS encoding sensor histidine kinase, with amino-acid sequence MSLLNPAKGWRSSSSRLLALYSALFVLWSAILMGVMYYEVFGYLDSLAKHSLMQRQHLFARIHGDQLEDALMASLTLDERGVDAYGLFDPQLRHLSGPIQRIPADLPLDGKIHMLGGCVDSDDPGVPSDSCDAVATRTQDGRWLVLARDNGSLFAVTRIILHALFWGVSLTILPGVAGWHLLRRRPLRRIRALQASAEAIVAGDLKHRLPLSSRRDELDMLAAIVNAMLDRIERLMNEVKGVCDNIAHDLRTPLTRLRAQLYRIQQEAADGSAEALQMDQVIAETDTLMARFRGLLRISELEDQQRRSGFVRLDPLPLLQELHDFYLPLAEEGELVFILEIPDSLPLLNGDRALLFEAVSNLLSNSIKFTPPGGKVILRGVDQGDSTRIEVIDSGPGIPEAERKAVFRRFYRAEGSSQHGGFGLGLSIVAAIVSLHGFTLEVDRSESGGARLVLDCRATLL; translated from the coding sequence ATGTCATTGCTGAACCCCGCTAAGGGCTGGCGCTCCTCTAGCAGCCGCCTGCTGGCGCTCTACAGTGCGCTGTTCGTGCTCTGGAGCGCGATCCTGATGGGCGTGATGTATTACGAGGTATTCGGCTATCTCGACAGCCTCGCCAAGCATTCCCTGATGCAGCGCCAGCATCTGTTTGCCCGCATCCACGGCGATCAGTTGGAAGACGCGCTGATGGCCAGCCTGACCCTGGATGAGCGCGGCGTCGACGCCTACGGCCTGTTCGATCCGCAACTGCGTCATTTGAGCGGGCCGATCCAGCGCATTCCCGCCGACCTGCCCCTGGATGGCAAGATCCACATGCTTGGTGGCTGCGTCGATTCCGACGATCCGGGCGTGCCGTCCGACAGTTGCGATGCGGTAGCGACCCGGACCCAGGACGGTCGCTGGCTGGTACTGGCACGGGACAACGGCTCGCTGTTCGCGGTGACGCGGATCATCCTGCACGCCTTGTTCTGGGGCGTGTCGCTGACCATCCTGCCAGGCGTTGCCGGCTGGCATCTGCTGCGCCGCCGTCCGCTGCGGCGCATTCGTGCCTTGCAGGCGAGTGCCGAAGCAATCGTCGCCGGCGATCTGAAGCATCGCCTGCCGCTGTCGAGTCGTCGCGATGAGTTGGACATGCTGGCCGCCATCGTCAATGCCATGCTAGACCGCATCGAACGATTGATGAATGAAGTAAAAGGCGTGTGCGACAACATCGCCCACGACCTGCGGACACCGCTGACACGCCTGCGCGCCCAGCTTTATCGCATCCAGCAAGAGGCGGCGGACGGCTCTGCCGAAGCGCTGCAGATGGACCAGGTGATCGCCGAGACCGACACGCTCATGGCGCGATTCCGCGGCTTGCTGCGAATTTCCGAGCTGGAGGATCAACAGCGCCGCTCTGGCTTCGTGCGCCTCGACCCGTTGCCGCTGTTGCAGGAATTGCACGACTTCTACCTGCCGCTGGCTGAAGAAGGCGAACTGGTCTTCATCCTGGAAATACCCGACAGCCTGCCCTTGCTCAACGGCGATCGGGCCTTGCTGTTCGAAGCGGTGTCAAACCTGTTGAGCAACTCGATCAAGTTCACCCCGCCGGGCGGCAAGGTGATCCTGCGAGGCGTCGATCAGGGCGACAGCACGCGCATCGAAGTAATCGACTCCGGCCCCGGTATCCCCGAGGCAGAACGCAAGGCGGTGTTCCGGCGCTTCTATCGCGCCGAGGGCAGCAGCCAGCACGGCGGATTCGGCCTGGGCCTGTCGATCGTCGCCGCGATTGTCAGCTTGCACGGGTTCACGCTGGAGGTGGACCGCAGCGAGTCGGGAGGCGCGCGTCTGGTGCTCGATTGCCGGGCGACGTTGTTGTAG
- a CDS encoding NAD-dependent succinate-semialdehyde dehydrogenase yields the protein MLTQHLKDPSLLAELAYIDGQWIAADDGATLDVINPATGQTLARVPAMQGNETRRAIEAAERAWPAWRARPAAERAGLLERWYQAMMDNFDDLALIMTYEQGKPLSEAKGEIRYGAGFVKWFAEEARRIYGETIPAPSGDRRLLTLKQPVGVCAAITPWNFPNAMITRKCAPALAAGCPVIVKPSDLTPLSALALAVLAERVGIPAGVFNVVTGLPVGIGEELTSNPTVRKISFTGSTAVGRLLMRQSAEHIKRLSLELGGNAPFIVFDDADLEQAVVGIMQSKFRNAGQTCVCANRILVQDGIYERFAERLVQEVRKLKVGNGLEADVMIGPLINPAAVSKVARHIDDALSQGARLLCGGIPQGDSQFVEPTVLGDAHAGMLLANEETFGPVAPLMRFTTEEEALALANATPYGLGAYYFTQDLRRSWRFGEALEFGMVGLNTGIISMEVAPFGGIKQSGLGREGSKYGLDEYLEVKAFHIGGL from the coding sequence ATGCTCACACAACACCTGAAAGACCCCAGCCTGCTGGCGGAACTGGCCTATATCGATGGACAGTGGATCGCCGCCGACGATGGCGCCACCCTCGACGTCATCAACCCAGCCACTGGCCAAACGCTTGCCCGCGTCCCCGCGATGCAAGGCAATGAGACCCGGCGCGCCATCGAGGCCGCCGAGCGTGCCTGGCCGGCGTGGCGGGCGCGTCCGGCGGCGGAGCGGGCGGGGCTGTTGGAGCGTTGGTATCAAGCCATGATGGACAACTTCGACGACCTCGCGCTGATCATGACCTATGAGCAGGGCAAGCCGCTGAGCGAAGCCAAGGGCGAGATTCGCTATGGCGCCGGGTTCGTCAAATGGTTCGCCGAAGAAGCCCGCCGGATCTATGGCGAAACCATACCGGCCCCCAGCGGCGACCGTCGCCTGCTCACGCTCAAGCAACCGGTGGGTGTCTGCGCCGCCATCACACCGTGGAATTTCCCCAATGCGATGATCACCCGCAAGTGCGCGCCGGCCTTGGCGGCGGGGTGTCCGGTCATCGTCAAGCCTTCGGACCTGACGCCCTTGTCGGCGCTGGCATTGGCGGTGCTGGCCGAGCGGGTCGGGATTCCGGCTGGGGTCTTCAACGTCGTGACCGGGCTGCCTGTCGGTATTGGCGAAGAGCTCACCAGCAACCCCACGGTACGGAAGATTTCCTTCACCGGTTCCACGGCGGTCGGCCGATTGCTGATGCGCCAGAGCGCCGAGCACATCAAGCGGCTGAGCCTGGAGCTGGGCGGCAACGCGCCGTTCATTGTGTTCGACGACGCGGACCTGGAGCAGGCCGTGGTCGGTATCATGCAAAGCAAGTTTCGCAACGCCGGCCAGACCTGTGTCTGCGCCAACCGCATCCTGGTGCAGGACGGTATCTACGAACGCTTCGCCGAGCGCCTGGTGCAGGAGGTGCGCAAGCTCAAGGTCGGCAATGGCCTTGAAGCCGATGTCATGATCGGCCCGTTGATCAACCCGGCGGCGGTGAGCAAGGTCGCCCGGCATATCGACGATGCGCTGAGCCAGGGCGCGCGATTGTTGTGTGGCGGCATTCCCCAGGGCGACAGCCAGTTTGTCGAGCCGACGGTGCTGGGCGACGCCCATGCCGGGATGCTGCTGGCCAACGAAGAAACCTTCGGCCCCGTTGCCCCGCTGATGCGCTTTACCACCGAGGAAGAGGCCCTGGCCCTGGCCAATGCCACGCCTTATGGCCTGGGCGCTTATTACTTCACTCAGGACCTGCGCCGTTCATGGCGGTTCGGCGAGGCGCTGGAGTTCGGCATGGTCGGCCTCAACACCGGGATCATTTCCATGGAGGTCGCGCCCTTCGGCGGTATCAAACAGTCGGGCCTGGGCCGCGAAGGCAGCAAGTACGGCCTGGATGAATACCTTGAAGTCAAAGCCTTCCACATCGGTGGGTTGTGA
- a CDS encoding NAD(P)/FAD-dependent oxidoreductase gives MTVDKADVIIVGGGVMGSASAFFLRQRGQSVILLERDQIGQYASGVNFGNVRRQGRFLGQLELANRSFALWKRLPELIDDDLEFIPSGHLRVCYREDEVAELQAYADAPEARQLDLQIYQGNELHTRFPFLGKDVKGGSYAPHDGHANPRLAAPAFARAARRLGARIEERTEVAEVQKANGEFSVTTTDGRRFSAAQLLITAGAWGQKLSEQFGEPVPLAPNGPQMAVTEPVPYALPTVIGVFTKIPEEVIYFRQIPRGNIIIGGGYRRVPDMLNRRAYVEPRSILNQLEQMRRLLPGVGNLNIIRVWSGIEGYLPDNLPIMGASGNVDGLYYAFGFSGHGFQLGPGVGDVMAELISTGSTSTSIEPFSIRRFAPSVEQRSKAS, from the coding sequence ATGACCGTTGATAAAGCCGACGTGATCATTGTCGGTGGTGGGGTGATGGGCTCGGCGTCGGCGTTTTTCCTGCGCCAACGGGGCCAGTCGGTGATCTTGCTGGAGCGCGACCAGATCGGTCAGTACGCCAGCGGTGTGAACTTCGGCAACGTGCGGCGCCAAGGACGATTTCTTGGCCAGCTTGAATTGGCGAACCGTTCCTTTGCGCTGTGGAAGCGGTTACCGGAGCTGATCGACGACGACCTGGAATTCATCCCCAGCGGGCATCTGCGCGTGTGTTATCGCGAGGATGAAGTCGCTGAGCTGCAAGCCTACGCCGATGCGCCCGAAGCCCGGCAGCTGGATTTGCAGATCTATCAAGGCAACGAATTGCATACGCGCTTTCCGTTCCTCGGCAAAGACGTCAAGGGCGGTTCCTACGCGCCCCACGACGGTCACGCCAACCCGCGCCTCGCGGCACCGGCGTTCGCCCGGGCGGCCCGACGACTGGGGGCGCGGATCGAGGAACGCACGGAAGTCGCCGAGGTGCAAAAGGCCAACGGTGAATTCAGCGTCACCACCACCGATGGCCGCCGGTTCAGCGCCGCGCAGCTGTTGATCACGGCGGGCGCCTGGGGGCAAAAGCTCTCGGAGCAATTCGGCGAGCCGGTGCCGCTGGCGCCGAACGGCCCGCAAATGGCCGTCACCGAACCGGTGCCTTACGCCTTGCCGACGGTGATCGGGGTGTTCACCAAGATCCCTGAAGAAGTGATCTATTTTCGCCAGATTCCACGGGGCAACATCATCATCGGCGGCGGCTATCGCCGCGTGCCGGACATGCTCAACCGCCGCGCCTACGTCGAGCCACGCAGTATTCTCAACCAACTGGAGCAGATGCGGCGCCTGCTGCCGGGCGTCGGCAACCTCAACATCATCCGCGTGTGGAGCGGCATCGAAGGCTACCTGCCCGACAACCTGCCGATCATGGGCGCCAGCGGCAACGTCGACGGCTTGTACTACGCCTTCGGCTTCAGCGGCCATGGCTTCCAACTCGGCCCGGGCGTCGGTGACGTCATGGCCGAACTGATCAGCACCGGCAGCACCAGCACGTCAATCGAACCGTTCTCCATCCGCCGGTTCGCCCCATCCGTCGAACAACGGAGCAAGGCCTCATGA
- the argE gene encoding acetylornithine deacetylase, giving the protein MKPRVQAIFERLLAFETVSSESNMALIEYVRDVLLGKGIESLIVKDESGKKANLFASTGPRELPGVLLSGHTDVVPAVGQAWTVPAFQATFRDGRVYGRGSCDMKGFIALAIDAMLDAADHSLNRPLQLALSHDEEIGCVGVRRLLDVLHLAPVRPFLCVIGEPTNMQFVLGHKGKGSYHTYCRGLEAHSSLAPRSVNAIHVACDFIAALRRSQQQLQEQGAQDADYDVPYSTVHVGQIVGGKALNIVPNLCTLDFEVRNLPADDLDQFLEHLREQAEVIVREAKKLSSVADIEIQTLNVYPGLDTHPSVEAVRFLKDFAAPGTGTAKVSFGTEGGLFKQRLDVPVVVCGPGSIEQAHKPDEFIEVSQMEAGERFLAQVLGSLKL; this is encoded by the coding sequence ATGAAACCCCGTGTGCAAGCCATCTTCGAACGTCTGCTGGCGTTCGAAACGGTCTCTTCGGAGTCGAACATGGCGCTGATCGAATACGTGCGCGATGTGCTGCTGGGCAAGGGCATCGAGTCGCTGATCGTCAAGGACGAGAGCGGCAAGAAGGCCAACCTGTTCGCCAGCACCGGTCCACGGGAATTACCCGGTGTCCTGTTGTCCGGACACACCGACGTCGTCCCGGCGGTGGGGCAGGCCTGGACCGTCCCGGCGTTCCAGGCGACGTTCCGCGATGGCCGGGTCTACGGGCGTGGCAGCTGTGACATGAAGGGCTTCATCGCCCTGGCCATCGACGCCATGCTCGACGCCGCCGATCATTCGTTGAACCGGCCGCTGCAATTGGCGCTTTCCCACGATGAAGAAATCGGCTGCGTGGGCGTCCGACGCCTGCTCGACGTGCTGCACCTGGCGCCGGTGCGGCCGTTCCTCTGCGTGATCGGCGAGCCAACCAACATGCAGTTCGTACTGGGCCACAAGGGCAAGGGCTCCTACCACACCTACTGCCGTGGCCTGGAGGCCCATTCATCCCTGGCGCCGCGCTCGGTCAATGCCATCCACGTGGCGTGCGACTTCATCGCGGCGTTGCGCCGCAGCCAGCAGCAATTGCAGGAGCAGGGCGCCCAGGATGCGGATTACGACGTGCCCTACAGCACCGTGCATGTCGGGCAAATCGTCGGCGGCAAGGCGCTGAACATCGTGCCGAACCTGTGTACGCTGGATTTCGAAGTGCGCAATCTGCCGGCCGATGATCTGGATCAATTTTTGGAGCACCTGCGTGAGCAGGCCGAGGTGATCGTTCGCGAGGCGAAGAAGCTTTCGAGCGTGGCGGACATCGAGATCCAGACGTTGAATGTCTATCCGGGGCTCGATACGCATCCGAGTGTTGAGGCGGTGCGTTTTCTCAAGGACTTTGCTGCGCCGGGTACGGGGACGGCGAAGGTGTCTTTTGGGACTGAGGGTGGGTTGTTCAAGCAGCGGTTGGATGTGCCTGTGGTGGTCTGTGGGCCAGGTTCGATTGAGCAGGCGCATAAGCCTGATGAGTTTATCGAGGTGAGTCAGATGGAGGCGGGGGAGCGGTTTTTGGCGCAGGTGCTCGGTTCTCTAAAGCTCTAG
- a CDS encoding response regulator transcription factor: MNRILTIEDDAVTAREIVAELTRNGLDVDWVDNGREGLERAVSGDYDLITLDRMLPELDGLVIVTTLRTMGVATPILMISALSDVDERVRGLRAGGDDYLTKPFATDEMAARVEVLLRRNNGAREPETVLRVADLELNLISREASRNSQLLSLLPTEYKLLEFLMRNSGQILSRMMIFEEVWGYHFDPGTNLIDVHIGRLRKKIDPPGLEPLIRTVRGSGYVIAEPR; this comes from the coding sequence ATGAACCGCATCCTGACCATCGAAGACGACGCCGTGACCGCCCGTGAGATCGTCGCCGAACTGACCCGCAACGGCCTGGACGTCGATTGGGTCGACAATGGCCGCGAAGGCCTGGAACGGGCCGTCAGCGGTGACTACGACCTGATCACCCTGGACCGCATGCTGCCCGAGCTCGACGGTCTGGTGATCGTCACCACGTTGCGGACCATGGGCGTGGCCACGCCGATCCTGATGATCAGCGCCCTTTCCGATGTCGACGAACGCGTGCGCGGGCTGCGCGCCGGCGGCGACGATTACCTGACCAAGCCGTTTGCCACTGACGAAATGGCCGCCCGCGTCGAAGTGCTGCTGCGGCGCAACAATGGCGCCCGCGAACCGGAAACCGTGCTGCGGGTGGCAGACCTGGAGCTGAACCTGATCAGCCGCGAAGCCAGCCGCAACAGCCAATTGCTGAGCCTGCTGCCCACCGAGTACAAGCTGCTGGAATTCCTCATGCGCAACAGCGGCCAGATCCTCTCGCGCATGATGATTTTCGAGGAAGTCTGGGGTTATCACTTCGACCCGGGCACCAACCTGATCGATGTCCACATCGGTCGCCTGCGCAAGAAGATCGACCCGCCGGGCCTGGAACCGCTGATCCGCACGGTACGAGGTTCCGGCTATGTCATTGCTGAACCCCGCTAA
- a CDS encoding helix-turn-helix transcriptional regulator has protein sequence MNQDVPNTDTNRRQLLQIIAGLSDGVILVEVDQTIAWANEAALTMHGVKELEELGRNAKAYAQRFNLRYRNNHSLPEENYPIARVARGDEFTDVLVEVTPVADPDRTWVHRIRSMVLTDRNDEPEYLVLILSDATEWASAEQRFEKTFGANPAPAVICRLSDLRYIKVNAGFLEMTGYSREQVIGRSVYELDVLEAAEKRALAIERLGQGVTIPQMQAEMRLPDGTNKQVIVAGQPLDLHDEDCMLFSFMDMEPRRKAETALRQSEERFAKSFRLSPVPTLICSGEQQLLEINEAFLQTTGYSSEELLGKTVDEIGFLDKGAGATLFARLEKTATVSRVDVKVHKKGGEQIDCEVAADTVLIQDKPCYLLVLMNITERKRSELELVAAIEEVMKDASWFSRTLIEKLANVKSINAQSPTTSFTELTARERDVLGLICEGLADKEIAARLKLAPNTVRNHVATLYSKLDVHSRSEAIVWARERGLFANEWRMKAQ, from the coding sequence ATGAATCAGGACGTCCCGAACACCGATACCAATCGCCGCCAATTGCTGCAGATCATCGCCGGGCTGTCTGACGGCGTGATCCTGGTGGAGGTCGACCAGACCATCGCCTGGGCCAACGAAGCCGCCTTGACCATGCACGGCGTCAAGGAGCTTGAAGAGCTGGGTCGCAATGCCAAGGCGTACGCCCAACGCTTCAACCTGCGCTACCGCAACAATCATTCGCTGCCCGAGGAAAACTACCCGATCGCCCGCGTGGCGCGCGGCGATGAATTCACCGACGTGCTGGTGGAAGTCACACCGGTGGCGGATCCGGACCGCACCTGGGTGCACCGCATCCGCAGCATGGTGCTGACCGACCGTAACGACGAACCGGAATACCTGGTGCTTATTCTCAGCGACGCCACCGAGTGGGCCAGCGCTGAACAGCGTTTCGAGAAGACCTTCGGCGCCAACCCGGCGCCGGCGGTGATCTGCCGTCTCAGTGACCTGCGCTACATCAAGGTCAACGCGGGATTCCTGGAAATGACCGGCTACAGTCGCGAGCAGGTGATCGGGCGTTCGGTGTACGAGTTGGATGTGCTCGAGGCGGCCGAGAAGCGCGCCCTGGCCATCGAGCGCCTGGGGCAGGGGGTGACCATTCCGCAGATGCAGGCGGAGATGCGCTTGCCTGACGGCACCAATAAACAGGTGATCGTTGCCGGTCAGCCGCTGGACCTGCACGACGAGGACTGCATGCTGTTTTCCTTCATGGACATGGAACCGCGGCGCAAGGCGGAAACGGCGTTGCGCCAGAGCGAGGAGCGTTTTGCCAAATCGTTTCGCCTGTCCCCGGTGCCGACCTTGATCTGCAGCGGTGAGCAGCAGCTGCTGGAAATCAACGAAGCGTTCCTCCAGACGACGGGTTATAGCAGCGAGGAGCTGCTGGGCAAGACCGTGGATGAAATCGGGTTTCTTGACAAAGGGGCGGGCGCGACACTCTTTGCCCGGCTGGAGAAGACGGCCACGGTGTCCCGCGTCGACGTCAAGGTGCACAAGAAGGGCGGCGAACAGATCGATTGCGAAGTGGCGGCCGACACCGTGCTCATCCAGGACAAACCGTGCTACTTGCTGGTGCTGATGAACATCACCGAACGCAAGCGCTCGGAGCTGGAGCTGGTGGCCGCCATCGAGGAAGTGATGAAGGACGCCTCATGGTTCAGCCGGACCCTGATCGAAAAACTGGCCAATGTAAAAAGCATCAACGCGCAGTCGCCGACGACGTCTTTCACCGAACTGACGGCCCGGGAGCGTGATGTGCTGGGGCTGATTTGCGAGGGACTGGCGGATAAGGAAATTGCCGCGCGTTTGAAGTTGGCCCCCAATACCGTGCGCAATCATGTGGCAACGCTCTATTCGAAACTCGACGTCCACAGCCGCAGCGAGGCGATTGTATGGGCGCGGGAACGCGGCTTGTTCGCCAATGAATGGCGGATGAAGGCACAATGA
- a CDS encoding DUF1652 domain-containing protein yields MTHLAPLRARLETNFAPLSCECNLNGDGTLTIRLYHRESGEVDLVVSGMSVDSIRSEEGLAKLIDELRYELHNTPLHRSSDPA; encoded by the coding sequence ATGACCCATCTGGCTCCTCTGCGCGCCCGTCTCGAAACAAACTTTGCCCCTCTGTCCTGCGAGTGCAACCTCAACGGCGATGGCACGCTCACCATCCGCCTGTATCACCGGGAAAGCGGCGAGGTTGACCTGGTGGTCAGCGGTATGAGCGTCGACAGCATCCGGTCCGAGGAAGGCTTGGCCAAGCTGATCGATGAACTGCGGTACGAGCTGCACAACACGCCGTTGCATCGCAGCAGCGATCCCGCCTGA